The Streptosporangiales bacterium genome has a segment encoding these proteins:
- a CDS encoding CBS domain-containing protein, protein MRRLTVREVMTADVVTVRPSTPFAQIARLLAERRVSAVPVVDEDGNLQSVVSEADLLSKEEHRDDRPGTHAFFHRARLSRAKAAATDAAQLMTAPAVAIGPDATLVSAAKLMTRRNVKRLPVVDDGRLVGIVSRTDLLRAFLRPDDEIQDEIVDEVFTRILWLHPARIDVDVRDGVVTLSGRLEKRSHIDNAVRLTHRVDGVVDVQSDLTYTVDDTTTDVPVHPTF, encoded by the coding sequence ATGAGACGGTTGACGGTACGCGAGGTCATGACCGCCGACGTAGTGACGGTTCGGCCGAGCACCCCGTTCGCGCAGATCGCGCGGCTCCTCGCCGAACGACGGGTGAGCGCCGTGCCCGTCGTCGACGAGGACGGGAACCTGCAGAGCGTGGTGTCCGAAGCCGATCTCCTGTCCAAGGAGGAACACCGCGACGACCGGCCCGGCACGCACGCGTTCTTCCACCGTGCGCGGCTGTCGCGCGCCAAGGCCGCGGCAACCGACGCCGCGCAGCTGATGACGGCGCCGGCCGTGGCCATCGGTCCCGACGCCACGCTCGTGTCGGCCGCCAAGCTGATGACCAGGCGGAACGTGAAGCGGCTGCCGGTGGTCGACGACGGCCGACTGGTCGGCATCGTCAGCCGGACGGACCTGCTCCGAGCCTTCCTGCGGCCGGACGACGAGATCCAGGACGAGATCGTCGACGAGGTGTTCACCCGCATCCTGTGGCTACACCCGGCCAGGATCGACGTCGACGTGCGCGACGGTGTGGTGACGCTGTCCGGGCGGCTGGAGAAGAGGAGCCACATCGACAACGCTGTGCGCCTCACGCACCGGGTCGACGGTGTGGTGGACGTACAGAGCGACCTCACCTACACCGTCGACGACACCACCACAGACGTGCCAGTCCATCCCACGTTCTGA
- a CDS encoding CBS domain-containing protein encodes MRRMRVEDVMARRPITVTPDTPFKQVVAALLDHLISAVPVLDATGRVVGVVSEADLVLKEAEPDVTPDGHVFEGPRRRRERRKSTGRTAAELMTAPAVTISPTRTVAEVAEVMRKHRVRRLPVTDPVSGRLLGVVSRSDLLRVYLRADGEIQAQVSEVFRRALSMDPRRFVVGVRDGVVTVRGEVERRALIPGVVNTLAHVEGVVGVEPHLTYREDDRHPTAPTYW; translated from the coding sequence ATGAGGAGAATGCGGGTCGAGGACGTGATGGCTCGGCGGCCGATCACGGTCACCCCGGACACGCCGTTCAAACAGGTCGTCGCCGCGCTGCTGGACCACCTGATCAGCGCCGTCCCCGTGCTCGACGCCACCGGCCGGGTCGTCGGCGTGGTGTCTGAGGCCGACCTGGTGCTGAAGGAGGCCGAGCCGGACGTCACCCCGGACGGGCACGTCTTCGAGGGCCCGCGGCGCCGACGGGAACGCCGCAAGTCGACCGGCAGGACCGCGGCCGAGCTGATGACCGCGCCGGCCGTCACGATCTCGCCCACGCGGACGGTCGCGGAGGTCGCGGAGGTCATGCGGAAGCACCGGGTCCGGCGGCTGCCGGTCACCGACCCGGTCAGTGGGCGCCTGCTCGGTGTCGTGAGCAGGTCCGACCTGCTGCGCGTATACCTGCGCGCGGACGGGGAGATCCAGGCCCAGGTCAGCGAGGTGTTCCGCAGGGCGCTGAGCATGGACCCGCGCCGGTTCGTCGTCGGCGTGCGCGACGGCGTGGTCACGGTGCGCGGCGAGGTGGAACGCCGGGCGCTCATCCCGGGCGTGGTGAACACGCTCGCCCACGTCGAGGGAGTCGTCGGCGTCGAGCCGCACCTGACCTACCGGGAGGACGACCGCCATCCGACTGCACCGACCTACTGGTGA